In Macadamia integrifolia cultivar HAES 741 chromosome 12, SCU_Mint_v3, whole genome shotgun sequence, the following are encoded in one genomic region:
- the LOC122057952 gene encoding uncharacterized protein LOC122057952, with translation MYEYGVQGSWRLDFGIVCPQDGDPGNHPESIVEELTLFGDDLWVDELVAHEDDCDGHSSSYVSFILILTGNNYHKWEEELELHLDLHDLYLTFREPKPGHPTNTSTAVERTNPFTKWINANRNCIMIVKNGVPKFIRGNIEIKHTSKEFLDAIKARFELNKKAEIITLMNRLMNTRYDGSRIVREYILGATTNASKLKDLGIQIDEEYIVHIALNTIPSQYKVILTTYIALKKEFELK, from the exons ATGTATGAATATGGGGTACAGGGTAGCTGGAGGTTGGATTTCGGCATTGTATGCCCACAAG atggtgatccAGGGAACCATCCGGAGTCTATAGTTGAGGAGTTGACTCTCTTCGGTGATGATCTTTGGGTCGATGAGCTGGTTGCGCACGAGGATGACTGC GATGGCCATTCCTCAAGTTATGTGTCTTTCATCCTAATTCttactggtaacaactatcataAATGGGAGGAGGAATTGGAATTGCATTTGGATCTTCATGACTTATACTTGACatttagggagcctaaacctggtCATCCCACAAACACAAGCACTGCTGTTGAAAGGACCAATCCGTTTACAAAATGGATAAATGCAAACAGAAATTGCATTATGATTGTGAAAAATGGAGTTCCTAAatttatacgtgggaacatagaaattaaacacactTCCAAAGAATTcttggatgctattaaagccaGGTTTGAACTTAACAAGAAAGCGGAGATAATCACACTAATGAataggctaatgaatacaaggtatgatggaagTAGGATTGTTAgggaatacattttgggtgcaACTACTAATGCTAGTAagcttaaggatcttggaatacagatcgatgaagagtATATTGTTCACATTGCACTAAATACcatccctagtcagtataaggttatcctgactacctacattgcactgaaaaAAGAATTTGAGCTTAAATGA
- the LOC122057698 gene encoding olee1-like protein, translated as MAKSSQALLIAALCFFGLLGFAYCHDDFKVVGSVYCDTCRALFVTRVSQPVPNAPIKLECRSRDNGTITHSVESKCDELGDYRVTVEGEHQEDICEVVLLDSPVSNCAEKVRGRDRARIVLTHNNGVVSSTRYANPLGFLADKPLEVCADVLKELDLLPTIDFALPI; from the coding sequence ATGGCAAAGTCTTCTCAGGCTCTCCTCATCGCTGCCCTTTGTTTCTTTGGCCTTCTTGGCTTTGCCTACTGCCATGATGACTTTAAGGTTGTTGGAAGTGTGTACTGCGACACCTGCCGTGCCCTGTTCGTGACCAGAGTAAGCCAACCCGTCCCCAATGCACCCATTAAACTCGAATGCCGGAGCCGTGACAATGGCACCATCACACACTCCGTGGAGAGCAAATGTGACGAATTAGGCGACTACAGGGTCACCGTGGAAGGTGAGCACCAGGAAGATATCTGTGAAGTGGTACTCCTGGATAGCCCTGTCAGTAACTGTGCCGAGAAAGTTCGTGGGCGTGATCGTGCTCGTATTGTTCTTACTCACAACAATGGAGTTGTTTCCAGCACACGATACGCCAACCCTTTGGGATTCTTGGCTGACAAACCTTTGGAAGTCTGCGCTGATGTTCTCAAGGAGCTCGATCTTCTCCCCACCATCGATTTCGCCTTACCAATCTAA